Proteins encoded together in one Benincasa hispida cultivar B227 chromosome 1, ASM972705v1, whole genome shotgun sequence window:
- the LOC120084328 gene encoding uncharacterized protein At4g00950-like, whose amino-acid sequence MNTLFHTNADPKYKSVHNTQRETEGEMGSEEKAWGNSEVPKLPLLAIAAMESPDRSGMLTPPVHTSVSVPFRWEEEPGKPRLCFTSPNIPTQTNSLELPPRLFLMDPKIPKLPPPIPSQKGFFQFPKQCFGSFRFHKTQLGAMVLRKRGVLIEKEWFCWLGKLNFGRKGEVGSAFGSVFPSSLEDGIVAERSSSRMKVAVTKKVGTFSSCLLQPKADFWGSIGEGFKQINIPWKSKKA is encoded by the exons ATGAACACATTATTTCATACAAATGCCGACCCCAAATACAAGTCAGTACACAACACACAGAGAGAAACAGAGGGAGAAATGGGAAGTGAAGAAAAGGCATGGGGAAATAGTGAAGTACCAAAGCTTCCATTACTTGCAATTGCAGCAATGGAGTCTCCAGATCGGTCTGGAATGCTAACCCCACCAGTCCACACCTCAGTCTCAGTCCCATTTCGTTGGGAAGAAGAGCCTGGCAAGCCCAGGCTCTGTTTCACTTCTCCTAACATTCCCACTCAAACAAACTCCCTTGAACTTCCACCAAGATTGTTTCTAATGGATCCCAAAATCCCAAAACTCCCTCCTCCCATCCCTTCTCAAAAGGGGTTTTTTCAGTTTCCTAAGCAGTGTTTTGGGTCATTCAGATTTCATAAAACTCAGCTTGGAGCCATGGTTTTGAGAAAGAGAGGAGTACTGATAGAGAAGGAATGGTTTTGTTGGTTgggaaaattgaattttgggcGCAAAGGGGAAGTTGGGTCTGCCTTTGGAAGTGTATTTCCTTCTTCTCTGGAAGATGGGATTGTTGCAGAGAGAAGCAGTTCAAGGATGAAAGTTGCAGTGACCAAGAAAGTTGGGACCTTTTCTTCTTGTCTTCTGCAACCCAAGGCTGATTTTTGG GGAAGCATAGGCGAAGGGTTTAAACAGATCAACATTCCATGGAAGAGCAAAAAAGCATAA